A DNA window from Actinokineospora baliensis contains the following coding sequences:
- a CDS encoding methyltransferase: MSYDSGLRLLAANRLRRPDTFTLLGDTWDLLPGVFSPVYDASTRFFTTHLPYPPGGTMLEIGCGAGITAVTAARVCAHVTATDISAAAVANTRRNAERHGVADRLDARRGDLFDALDDDARFDLVFWNSPFIESPADHAPGSDLDLAIFDPGYTAHRRFLERAHRFTAPGGRVLLGFGSLGNRARLDGLAAGAGLTATGFAASPPDRDVTYQLLELTPRP; the protein is encoded by the coding sequence ATGAGCTACGACAGCGGCCTGCGGCTGCTGGCCGCCAACCGGTTGCGCCGCCCGGACACCTTCACCCTGCTCGGCGACACCTGGGACCTGCTGCCCGGCGTGTTCTCCCCGGTCTACGACGCCTCGACCCGGTTCTTCACCACCCACCTGCCCTACCCGCCAGGCGGCACGATGCTGGAGATCGGCTGCGGCGCCGGGATCACCGCGGTCACCGCCGCCAGGGTGTGCGCCCACGTCACCGCGACCGACATCAGCGCCGCCGCGGTGGCCAACACCCGGCGCAACGCCGAGCGGCACGGCGTCGCCGACCGGCTCGACGCGCGGCGGGGCGACCTGTTCGACGCCCTCGACGACGACGCCCGCTTCGACCTCGTGTTCTGGAACTCGCCGTTCATCGAGTCCCCCGCCGACCACGCGCCCGGGTCCGACCTGGACCTGGCCATCTTCGACCCCGGGTACACCGCGCACCGCCGGTTCCTCGAGCGGGCGCACCGGTTCACCGCGCCGGGCGGGCGGGTGCTGCTGGGCTTCGGCTCGCTGGGCAACCGGGCCCGGCTCGACGGGCTCGCCGCCGGGGCCGGGCTGACCGCCACCGGGTTCGCGGCCAGCCCGCCCGACCGCGACGTCACCTACCAGTTGCTCGAGCTGACCCCTCGTCCGTGA
- a CDS encoding NAD-dependent epimerase/dehydratase family protein — MRPPTVLVTGGQGYLGSVLAPLLAKHGADVTVVDDESITRERQERPGITYITGDIRDPGDWASRLTGIDAVVHLAAIVGDPACDLAGDLARDTNYLGTIRLAEASKRAGVGQFVFASTCSTYGAAGDAPVGVDSPVEPRSLYAETKVFAEHYLLSHAGDGPRPSILRFATLHGLSPRMRFDLAVNTMTARAAADGRFMVHGGDQWRPFLHVRAAAEAVRTVLGATAPSLVYNCGSNAENYRIAALGELISAEVPDAEVDVVEAARDPRNYRVDFDPIENDLGFRPRLRVLDSVRDIAAAVRSGRYADHADARYNNYLLMVERTARQPVAR, encoded by the coding sequence ATGCGACCACCCACCGTGCTGGTCACCGGCGGCCAGGGCTACCTGGGTTCGGTGCTGGCCCCGCTGCTGGCCAAACACGGCGCCGACGTCACCGTCGTCGACGACGAGTCGATCACCCGCGAGCGCCAGGAGCGCCCCGGCATCACTTATATCACCGGCGACATCCGCGACCCCGGCGACTGGGCGTCGCGGCTGACCGGGATCGACGCGGTCGTGCACCTGGCCGCGATCGTCGGCGACCCGGCCTGCGACCTCGCGGGCGACCTGGCCCGCGACACGAACTACCTGGGCACGATCCGGCTGGCCGAGGCGAGCAAGCGGGCCGGGGTCGGGCAGTTCGTGTTCGCCTCCACCTGCAGCACCTACGGCGCGGCGGGCGACGCGCCGGTCGGGGTGGACTCGCCGGTCGAGCCGCGCTCGCTCTACGCCGAGACCAAGGTGTTCGCCGAGCACTACCTGCTCAGCCACGCGGGCGACGGCCCGCGCCCGTCGATCCTGCGGTTCGCCACCCTGCACGGGTTGTCGCCGCGGATGCGGTTCGACCTGGCCGTGAACACGATGACCGCGCGGGCCGCGGCCGACGGCCGGTTCATGGTGCACGGGGGCGACCAGTGGCGGCCGTTCCTGCACGTGCGGGCCGCGGCCGAGGCGGTGCGCACGGTGCTGGGCGCCACCGCGCCGTCGCTGGTCTACAACTGCGGGAGCAACGCGGAGAACTACCGGATCGCCGCCCTGGGCGAGCTGATCAGCGCCGAGGTGCCCGACGCCGAGGTCGACGTGGTGGAGGCGGCCAGGGACCCGCGCAACTACCGGGTGGACTTCGACCCGATCGAGAACGACCTCGGGTTCCGGCCGCGGCTGCGGGTGCTCGACTCGGTCCGCGACATCGCCGCGGCGGTGCGGTCCGGCCGCTACGCCGACCACGCCGACGCCCGCTACAACAACTACCTGCTCATGGTCGAGCGGACCGCGCGCCAGCCGGTGGCCCGATGA
- a CDS encoding DegT/DnrJ/EryC1/StrS family aminotransferase, producing MRPAALGGPPAFDEPLPLIRPALPAADDLLAGVGAVLGSGMITNGAEVRRFEGLAAEYLGVPNVVAVSNCTTGLMLVLRCLDLSGPVVVPSFTFIASGHAVRWNGLPVVFADSDPRTATIDPSSLPDNGFSAILATHTYGSPCAVDELSARAERAGAVLLFDAAHGFGARYPDGSMVGSKGLAEVFSLSPTKTLTTGEGGLIATADDGLARQLRVAREYGNPGNYDSVLLGLNGRMTEIAALLGNAALPQLPGWLEQRHSLVDRYLKSLSGIPGLSFQEVPAGAVSSYKDFTVRVGADFGLTRDELAACLRAERISTRSYFDPPLHRQTAYADVPACPLPGTEELARTMITLPLSTHLAAAAVDRVCDTVARVHEHSAEIAESLRRTG from the coding sequence ATGAGGCCCGCGGCGCTGGGCGGCCCGCCCGCGTTCGACGAGCCACTGCCGTTGATCAGGCCCGCCCTGCCCGCCGCGGACGACCTGCTGGCCGGGGTCGGTGCGGTGCTGGGCTCGGGGATGATCACCAACGGGGCCGAGGTGCGCCGGTTCGAGGGGTTGGCGGCCGAGTACCTGGGCGTGCCGAACGTGGTCGCGGTCAGCAACTGCACGACCGGGCTCATGCTGGTGCTGCGCTGCCTGGACCTGAGCGGGCCTGTTGTGGTGCCCAGCTTCACCTTCATCGCCAGTGGCCACGCCGTGCGGTGGAACGGGCTGCCGGTCGTCTTCGCCGACAGCGACCCGCGAACCGCGACGATCGACCCGTCTTCCTTGCCAGACAACGGTTTCTCGGCGATCCTGGCGACGCACACCTACGGTTCGCCGTGCGCGGTGGACGAGTTGTCGGCGAGGGCTGAGCGGGCCGGGGCGGTGCTGCTGTTCGACGCGGCGCACGGGTTCGGCGCCCGCTACCCGGACGGGTCGATGGTGGGGTCCAAGGGGCTGGCCGAGGTGTTCAGCCTGAGCCCGACCAAAACCCTCACCACCGGCGAAGGCGGCCTGATCGCCACCGCGGACGACGGCCTCGCCCGTCAGCTGCGGGTGGCGCGCGAGTACGGCAATCCCGGCAACTACGACTCGGTGCTGCTGGGGCTCAACGGCCGGATGACCGAGATCGCCGCGCTGCTGGGCAACGCCGCGTTGCCGCAACTGCCCGGCTGGCTGGAGCAGCGCCACAGCCTGGTCGATCGGTACCTGAAGTCGTTGTCCGGCATACCCGGCCTGTCGTTCCAGGAGGTCCCGGCCGGGGCGGTCAGCTCCTACAAGGACTTCACCGTCCGGGTCGGCGCCGACTTCGGCCTGACCCGCGACGAACTGGCGGCCTGCCTGCGCGCGGAGCGGATCTCGACCCGGTCCTACTTCGACCCGCCGCTGCACCGGCAGACCGCGTACGCCGACGTGCCCGCCTGCCCCCTGCCCGGTACCGAGGAACTGGCCAGGACCATGATCACGCTACCGCTGTCGACGCACCTGGCGGCCGCCGCGGTCGACCGGGTCTGCGACACCGTCGCCCGCGTCCACGAGCACAGCGCCGAGATCGCCGAATCCCTGCGGAGGACCGGATGA
- a CDS encoding NUDIX hydrolase gives MKDYLRQLRAAVGTAPLILTGANVVVVDESGRVLLIERADTHDWGLPGGLLDPGESLEDCGRREVFEETGVKVEELDLLGVFSGPEFYYKCPNGDEIHNVTAAYVARVPDGVAVSADLDEAFSARFFALDDLPPAILPPEVPIIERYRELAGG, from the coding sequence ATGAAGGACTACCTGCGGCAACTGCGCGCGGCGGTGGGCACCGCACCGCTGATCTTGACCGGCGCGAACGTCGTCGTGGTCGACGAGTCCGGGCGGGTACTGCTGATCGAGCGGGCCGACACCCACGACTGGGGCCTGCCCGGCGGGCTGCTGGACCCCGGTGAGTCGCTTGAGGACTGCGGGCGGCGCGAGGTGTTCGAGGAGACCGGGGTCAAGGTCGAGGAACTGGACCTGCTCGGCGTGTTCTCCGGCCCCGAGTTCTACTACAAGTGCCCCAACGGCGACGAAATCCACAACGTCACCGCGGCCTACGTCGCCAGGGTGCCGGATGGGGTCGCGGTCAGCGCGGACCTCGACGAAGCGTTCAGCGCCCGCTTCTTCGCACTCGACGACCTCCCCCCGGCGATCCTGCCGCCGGAGGTGCCGATCATCGAGCGCTACCGGGAGCTGGCCGGTGGGTGA
- a CDS encoding inositol monophosphatase family protein yields MGELRAFVEHALREATQGIADLPRQVIGTSGERDQVVTEADLRVNAVLTELIRARFPASAIVSEEADPVEGDGLTWIIDPIDGTSNFAAGSPLYGSMLAAVRNGSVIAGGIALPAFAELYTAELGEGAFCGDERLRLTSRESLVDELVAYGMDVGAPEAIAPDLATVTGLAGSCRGIRSSNSVFDAVMVARGAYGALLHRGMRIWDIAPIAILVSEAGGECTALDGTPLRFDSPTKRHAEVYAVRCARPGLSEALDAVVGEAL; encoded by the coding sequence GTGGGTGAACTCCGCGCGTTCGTCGAGCACGCGCTGCGGGAGGCCACCCAAGGCATCGCCGACCTGCCGCGGCAAGTCATCGGCACGTCGGGCGAACGCGACCAGGTCGTCACCGAAGCCGACCTGCGGGTCAACGCGGTGCTGACTGAGCTGATCCGGGCCCGGTTCCCGGCTTCGGCCATCGTCAGCGAGGAAGCCGACCCCGTCGAGGGCGACGGCCTGACCTGGATCATCGACCCGATCGACGGCACCAGCAACTTCGCCGCAGGCAGCCCGCTGTACGGGTCGATGCTCGCCGCGGTGCGCAACGGGTCCGTGATCGCGGGCGGCATCGCGCTGCCTGCCTTTGCCGAGCTCTACACCGCCGAGTTGGGTGAGGGCGCGTTCTGTGGGGATGAGCGGTTGCGCTTGACTTCGCGTGAGTCTCTTGTGGATGAACTTGTCGCATATGGGATGGATGTGGGCGCTCCGGAAGCGATCGCGCCCGATTTGGCCACAGTGACGGGTTTGGCAGGCTCGTGCCGAGGGATTCGGTCCAGCAACAGCGTTTTCGACGCGGTCATGGTTGCCCGAGGCGCGTACGGGGCGTTGCTGCACCGGGGCATGCGAATCTGGGACATCGCACCGATCGCGATCCTGGTCAGTGAGGCAGGCGGGGAGTGCACCGCGCTGGACGGAACACCACTGCGGTTCGACTCCCCCACCAAACGCCACGCCGAGGTCTACGCGGTGCGATGCGCCCGCCCAGGACTGTCGGAGGCACTGGACGCCGTTGTCGGGGAGGCGCTGTGA
- a CDS encoding SDR family NAD(P)-dependent oxidoreductase has translation MSGRSVVVTGGNRGLGLACARAFAAAGDKVAVRLACARTFATARDKVAVTRRGTPGGLFGIKCDSQATSQAKRRHGLVEVPVAIVGEAL, from the coding sequence GTGAGCGGGCGGTCGGTGGTGGTGACCGGAGGCAATCGAGGGCTGGGGCTGGCCTGTGCGCGGGCATTCGCGGCCGCCGGGGACAAGGTCGCGGTGAGGCTGGCCTGTGCGCGGACGTTCGCAACGGCCAGGGACAAGGTGGCGGTGACGCGCCGGGGTACTCCGGGCGGGCTGTTCGGCATCAAATGCGACTCGCAGGCGACCAGCCAGGCCAAGCGGCGACACGGACTGGTCGAAGTGCCGGTGGCCATCGTTGGGGAGGCACTGTGA
- a CDS encoding SDR family oxidoreductase, translating to MSGRSVVVTGGNRGLGLACARAFAAAGDKVAVTHRGSGVPDGLFGVVCDLRDSAATGEAFAEVKRQQGPVEVLVANAGVADDGLLMGMDRERFLSVVEINLGNAYEAVRRVVPDMIRARGGRIVLMSSVAGLRGFAGQSNYAASKAGLVGMARSLAREFAPWGITVNVVAPGLVDAGMTGTLPAATVERIVAEVPLGRTATAAEVADAVLWVASPGAGYVTGAVIPVDGGLGMGH from the coding sequence GTGAGCGGGCGGTCGGTGGTGGTGACCGGAGGCAACCGGGGGCTGGGGCTGGCCTGTGCGCGGGCATTCGCGGCCGCCGGGGACAAGGTCGCGGTGACGCACCGGGGTAGTGGGGTTCCGGACGGGCTGTTCGGCGTCGTGTGCGACCTTCGCGATTCGGCGGCTACCGGTGAGGCGTTTGCCGAGGTCAAGCGGCAGCAGGGGCCGGTTGAGGTGTTGGTGGCCAATGCCGGGGTGGCTGATGACGGGCTGTTGATGGGGATGGACCGGGAGCGGTTCCTGTCGGTGGTGGAGATCAACCTGGGCAACGCCTACGAGGCGGTCCGGCGGGTGGTGCCGGACATGATCCGCGCGCGTGGCGGGCGGATCGTGCTGATGTCGTCGGTCGCGGGGCTGCGGGGGTTCGCCGGTCAGTCCAACTACGCGGCGAGCAAGGCGGGGCTGGTGGGCATGGCCAGGTCGTTGGCCAGGGAGTTCGCGCCGTGGGGCATCACGGTGAACGTGGTGGCGCCGGGGCTGGTGGACGCGGGCATGACCGGGACGTTGCCCGCCGCGACGGTGGAGCGGATCGTGGCCGAGGTGCCGTTGGGCCGGACGGCGACCGCGGCCGAGGTGGCCGACGCGGTGCTGTGGGTGGCCTCGCCGGGGGCGGGGTACGTGACGGGCGCGGTGATCCCGGTCGACGGCGGTCTCGGGATGGGGCACTAG
- a CDS encoding beta-ketoacyl-[acyl-carrier-protein] synthase family protein — protein MADDVVITGYGVFTAFGFGADAVRTGVFGGGDPFRPVERFDTSRFRTDRAAVYSGDGVPGVTIVPGETPAQAPVLRACAAAALEMAGHDGAGAPFLLGSAGDRRADPGFWRTPGAEPPLDSLPGRLADRIAEDLGLATPRLAFVNACIASTTAIITGAQLVRTGQARAAVCAGVHVVSQDIFAKFDSGQALSTDGAVRPFSLGRTGLLHGDGAAALVLESATSAATRGARVLARLTGWGMAADAHHVVRPHPDGAGLAAAARAALVMAGRDPSSVDYVNAHGTGTTFNDAAESRGLREVFGPGVVVSSTKSTTGHLLEATGAVEAVITLLALADGVVPPTMGFLEPDPECDVDCVPNTARQADIEVAVSLNAAFGGANAALVLERAS, from the coding sequence ATGGCTGACGATGTCGTGATCACCGGGTACGGGGTGTTCACCGCGTTCGGGTTCGGCGCTGACGCGGTCCGCACGGGCGTGTTCGGCGGCGGTGACCCGTTCCGGCCCGTCGAACGGTTCGACACCAGCAGGTTCCGCACGGACCGGGCCGCCGTGTACTCCGGCGACGGGGTTCCGGGGGTGACGATCGTGCCTGGCGAGACGCCCGCCCAGGCGCCGGTGCTGCGGGCTTGCGCGGCGGCGGCGCTGGAGATGGCGGGCCATGACGGTGCTGGGGCGCCGTTCTTGCTGGGCAGCGCCGGGGATCGCCGGGCGGATCCGGGGTTCTGGCGGACGCCGGGAGCCGAGCCGCCGCTGGACAGCCTGCCGGGTCGGCTGGCCGACCGGATCGCCGAGGACCTGGGGCTGGCGACACCCCGACTGGCGTTCGTCAACGCGTGTATAGCTTCGACCACCGCGATCATCACCGGGGCGCAACTGGTGCGGACCGGACAGGCACGAGCGGCGGTCTGCGCGGGAGTGCACGTGGTGAGCCAGGACATCTTCGCCAAGTTCGACTCCGGCCAAGCCCTGAGCACCGACGGCGCCGTCCGCCCCTTCTCCCTGGGCCGCACCGGCCTCCTCCACGGCGACGGCGCCGCGGCCCTGGTCCTCGAGTCCGCCACCTCGGCCGCCACCCGCGGCGCCCGGGTACTGGCCCGCCTGACCGGCTGGGGAATGGCCGCCGACGCCCACCACGTCGTACGACCGCACCCGGACGGAGCCGGGCTCGCCGCGGCCGCTCGCGCCGCATTGGTGATGGCGGGCCGGGACCCGAGCTCGGTCGACTACGTGAACGCGCACGGAACGGGGACGACCTTCAACGATGCGGCGGAATCGCGGGGGTTGCGGGAGGTGTTCGGTCCGGGCGTGGTGGTGAGCTCCACCAAGAGCACAACCGGCCACCTGCTGGAGGCGACGGGCGCGGTGGAAGCCGTGATCACCCTGCTCGCCCTGGCCGACGGGGTGGTGCCGCCGACGATGGGGTTCCTCGAACCAGACCCGGAGTGCGATGTGGACTGCGTACCCAACACGGCCAGGCAGGCGGACATCGAGGTAGCGGTGTCGCTCAACGCGGCCTTCGGCGGAGCCAACGCCGCCCTGGTACTGGAGCGAGCGTCATGA
- a CDS encoding hotdog fold thioesterase, with the protein MTVGAVLTPWGDAATGLPGAAPVELEPVRGYAKSRFGPLVFDVARRCLAEAGAVDGSRTAIVLATLFGDTFTADEATKGLAGGGTPDPVFFFQSANSSILGHLSRAYGITGPMVCVSGVADLAVEAMRSARLLLDTGAADVVLVIGADLAPNARAAAIAGALGLSGVPAGDVAAGLLVRRGSSAIDVAPFGGVPGPLGWLEGLAAAAGAVEPDGDGLLTDRLGIRVVERRPERVVGTMPVAGNRQDAGFLAGGATAAFAETLGSVAACLFAGEILGQELSITHHRVAAGGRVTGVCVPVFTGIDVATFEVTVFDRPDRRIATARLTCRLRRTDRRSAK; encoded by the coding sequence ATGACCGTCGGAGCGGTGCTGACCCCTTGGGGTGACGCGGCTACCGGGTTGCCTGGCGCGGCGCCGGTTGAGCTCGAACCGGTTCGCGGGTATGCCAAGTCGCGTTTCGGGCCGCTGGTGTTCGACGTCGCTCGTCGGTGTCTGGCCGAGGCGGGCGCGGTAGACGGCTCCCGCACGGCCATCGTGCTGGCGACCCTGTTCGGCGACACCTTCACCGCCGATGAGGCGACCAAGGGGCTGGCTGGCGGCGGGACCCCTGATCCGGTGTTCTTCTTCCAGTCCGCCAACAGTTCCATCCTCGGCCACCTCAGCCGCGCGTACGGGATCACCGGGCCGATGGTCTGCGTGTCCGGCGTCGCGGACTTGGCGGTCGAGGCGATGCGGTCGGCGCGGTTGTTGCTCGACACCGGTGCCGCTGACGTCGTGTTGGTGATCGGGGCCGACCTGGCGCCGAACGCTCGAGCCGCGGCGATCGCTGGGGCGCTGGGGCTTTCCGGGGTTCCCGCCGGGGATGTCGCCGCAGGTTTGTTGGTACGGCGAGGATCCAGCGCGATTGACGTGGCTCCGTTCGGTGGCGTCCCAGGGCCGTTGGGGTGGCTCGAAGGGTTGGCCGCAGCCGCGGGTGCTGTCGAGCCCGATGGAGACGGGCTGCTCACCGATCGGTTGGGCATCAGGGTCGTCGAGCGGCGCCCGGAGCGGGTGGTCGGCACCATGCCGGTCGCCGGGAACCGCCAGGACGCGGGGTTCCTCGCCGGGGGCGCCACCGCCGCGTTCGCCGAGACGCTCGGGTCGGTCGCCGCCTGCCTGTTCGCGGGCGAGATCCTCGGCCAGGAGCTGTCGATCACCCACCACCGGGTCGCCGCGGGCGGTCGGGTGACCGGGGTGTGCGTGCCGGTGTTCACCGGGATCGACGTCGCGACCTTCGAGGTCACCGTGTTCGACCGGCCCGACCGCCGGATCGCCACCGCCCGCCTGACGTGCCGCCTGCGCCGCACCGACCGAAGGAGCGCGAAGTGA
- a CDS encoding condensation domain-containing protein, whose product MTSVPIPVSAGEDVEAPLTWGQRKIQRELLAYPDDRYLAFLLVAIPVIGSTVDEIIGALSFVLNESESLRTIYPGADRQRVLGSPGYALELTEGGTTESAHADMMSTRFGPTDLPVRLALVLRDGAPQEIAAVLTHMAVDGIALEFFTSRVADVLAGDTSPWQAWQPRQLAEAQRSPEGLARNARTLAWWEAKYRSAPAAVFPTPVATPGDPRYVEGRMVSFDAATALRTLTHRTRVSPSMVALAGLCAILGEHSGQPRIAVSSLSANRSSAQTLRMMGTLSQDALIVVDTDKPFDDLAAQIWESATSAYTHSTVDPDEQQLVREKVDADRGSPFLRDTVYNDVSSPSIFGQPTPPHTSAIGTTTITMEPSEFMFVSAYATVFRMDSTFEVSLWADTAYLPEEVVVDLLKAWERVLITAAN is encoded by the coding sequence GTGACCAGTGTGCCCATCCCGGTGTCGGCGGGCGAGGACGTCGAAGCGCCGCTCACCTGGGGCCAGCGCAAGATCCAGCGGGAACTGCTCGCCTACCCCGACGACCGCTACCTCGCTTTCCTCCTGGTGGCGATTCCCGTCATCGGATCCACTGTGGACGAAATCATCGGTGCTCTTTCCTTTGTTTTGAACGAATCCGAGTCGCTGCGCACGATCTACCCAGGAGCAGACCGGCAACGGGTGCTCGGGTCACCCGGCTACGCACTGGAGTTGACCGAGGGCGGCACCACCGAATCCGCCCACGCCGACATGATGTCGACGCGGTTCGGCCCCACCGACCTGCCGGTCCGCCTGGCCCTGGTCCTGCGCGACGGCGCGCCGCAGGAGATCGCGGCCGTGTTGACGCACATGGCCGTCGACGGGATCGCTTTGGAGTTCTTCACTTCCCGAGTCGCGGACGTGTTGGCAGGCGACACATCCCCTTGGCAGGCGTGGCAACCACGCCAACTCGCCGAAGCGCAGCGCAGCCCCGAGGGCTTGGCCCGCAACGCCCGAACCCTTGCCTGGTGGGAAGCCAAGTACCGGTCCGCCCCCGCCGCCGTCTTCCCCACACCGGTCGCCACCCCCGGCGACCCGCGCTACGTCGAGGGCCGAATGGTGTCCTTCGACGCCGCCACCGCACTGCGGACCCTGACCCACCGCACCCGCGTGAGCCCCTCGATGGTCGCCCTAGCGGGACTGTGCGCAATCCTCGGCGAGCACTCGGGCCAGCCCCGGATCGCGGTGAGTTCCTTGTCCGCCAACCGTTCCAGCGCCCAAACCCTGCGCATGATGGGCACCCTTTCCCAAGACGCCCTCATCGTCGTGGACACCGACAAGCCCTTCGACGACCTGGCCGCCCAGATCTGGGAATCCGCCACCTCCGCCTACACCCACAGCACCGTCGACCCCGACGAACAACAACTGGTCCGCGAAAAGGTGGACGCCGACCGAGGCTCCCCCTTCCTCCGAGACACCGTCTACAACGACGTCAGCTCCCCCAGCATCTTCGGCCAACCCACCCCTCCACACACCTCCGCCATCGGCACCACGACGATCACCATGGAACCCAGCGAGTTCATGTTCGTCAGCGCCTACGCCACAGTGTTCCGAATGGATAGCACGTTCGAGGTATCGCTATGGGCGGACACCGCCTACCTCCCGGAGGAGGTCGTGGTCGACCTGCTCAAGGCATGGGAGCGAGTACTGATCACAGCGGCGAACTGA
- a CDS encoding methyl-accepting chemotaxis protein translates to MSSFRGRLLAVLVPVVVGGLAVLSVFVVVNATGLEEDAQRAHGRDVADSLARQVETQIAGARAAERGIVAAGSALPVESRPVLDEVVRGALATTPEIYDMYLCFDAPGDPRYPLSGVYQFLWIKDGTGTPVRQDLDDAANAEAITYAWYTEPKRTGAESVVEPYYDENLKALMTSITAPMVQGGGTIGVAGVDVTLDQLSKKVSAAKVSDNGYAILLSRAGTLLAAPDAAVVGTKTLEQAAAEPARDTAAALLRDAAKGGTGSLDGKNPLSQDAGDAVVSWAPVEGTGWTLATVTPMSDVLAPVAALRTKLIGFALGIALVVLATVWFTTRRLTRRMPVLRTAALDIARGRLDVTLPPAGRDELGELSGAFGEMVTTLRGTADHLRRIAAGDLAAPVRPAGDDDELGTALAQMQRGLTASVRAVVDTATALSGSAEALRDQADELRDSAAVTHTQSAAASTGASEFSDSVAEIASTVSRGSTLATDAEQATATMTDQLRSLAGSSAAIAGVVDVITRIAAQTHLLALNATIEASRAGEAGRGFAVVATEVKGLAESTTTATISVTERIAAIQSDVDGTVQVIQQIGTSIRDMAELQGTIVAAVEEQSAASYAVRESIGHVANVAGRTETNVQASLALADSLATAVERLERVSKSFQLPH, encoded by the coding sequence ATGTCGAGTTTCCGGGGCCGTCTGCTCGCCGTGCTCGTCCCGGTCGTGGTGGGCGGGCTGGCCGTGTTGTCGGTGTTCGTCGTGGTCAACGCGACGGGGCTGGAGGAGGACGCGCAGCGGGCGCACGGGCGCGATGTCGCCGACAGCCTCGCCAGGCAGGTGGAGACGCAGATCGCGGGGGCGCGGGCGGCCGAGCGGGGCATCGTGGCGGCGGGCAGCGCCCTGCCGGTGGAGAGCCGCCCGGTCCTCGACGAGGTGGTCCGCGGCGCGCTCGCGACCACGCCCGAGATCTACGACATGTACCTGTGCTTCGACGCCCCCGGTGACCCGCGCTACCCGCTCTCCGGCGTCTACCAGTTCCTCTGGATCAAGGACGGCACCGGCACCCCCGTCCGCCAGGACCTCGACGACGCGGCCAACGCCGAGGCCATCACCTACGCCTGGTACACCGAGCCGAAGCGCACCGGCGCGGAGAGCGTCGTGGAGCCGTACTACGACGAGAACCTCAAGGCGCTGATGACCTCGATCACCGCGCCGATGGTCCAGGGCGGCGGCACGATCGGGGTCGCGGGCGTGGACGTCACCCTCGACCAGCTCTCCAAGAAGGTCAGCGCCGCCAAGGTGTCCGACAACGGCTACGCGATCCTGCTCTCCCGCGCGGGGACGCTGCTCGCGGCCCCGGACGCGGCGGTCGTGGGCACGAAGACGCTGGAGCAGGCCGCTGCCGAACCCGCACGCGACACCGCCGCCGCGCTCCTGCGCGACGCGGCCAAGGGCGGCACCGGCAGCCTGGACGGCAAGAACCCGTTGTCGCAGGACGCGGGTGACGCGGTGGTGAGCTGGGCGCCGGTTGAGGGGACCGGCTGGACGCTGGCGACGGTCACCCCGATGAGCGACGTCCTCGCCCCGGTCGCCGCGCTGCGCACCAAGCTGATCGGCTTCGCCCTCGGCATCGCGTTGGTCGTGCTCGCGACCGTGTGGTTCACCACCCGCAGGTTGACCCGCCGGATGCCCGTCCTGCGCACCGCGGCGCTCGACATCGCCCGCGGCCGCCTCGACGTCACGCTGCCGCCCGCGGGCCGCGACGAGCTCGGCGAGCTGTCGGGAGCCTTCGGCGAGATGGTGACGACCCTGCGCGGAACCGCCGACCACCTGCGCCGGATCGCCGCCGGTGACCTGGCCGCCCCGGTGCGGCCCGCCGGTGACGACGACGAACTCGGCACCGCCCTGGCGCAGATGCAGCGCGGGCTCACCGCCTCGGTGCGGGCCGTGGTCGACACCGCGACGGCGTTGAGCGGGTCGGCCGAGGCGTTGCGCGACCAGGCCGACGAGCTGCGCGACAGCGCCGCGGTGACCCACACCCAGTCGGCCGCGGCCAGCACCGGCGCCTCGGAGTTCAGCGACAGCGTCGCCGAGATCGCCTCCACCGTCTCCCGCGGCTCCACGCTGGCCACCGACGCCGAGCAGGCGACCGCCACCATGACCGACCAGCTGCGCAGCCTCGCCGGGTCCTCGGCCGCCATCGCGGGCGTGGTCGACGTGATCACCCGCATCGCCGCCCAAACCCACCTGCTCGCCCTCAACGCGACCATCGAGGCGTCGCGGGCAGGCGAGGCGGGCCGGGGCTTCGCGGTCGTGGCCACCGAGGTCAAGGGCCTGGCGGAGTCCACGACCACCGCCACGATCAGCGTCACCGAGCGCATCGCCGCCATCCAGTCCGATGTAGACGGAACCGTCCAGGTGATCCAGCAGATCGGTACCTCCATCCGCGACATGGCCGAACTGCAGGGCACCATCGTCGCCGCGGTGGAGGAACAATCCGCCGCCTCCTACGCCGTCCGCGAAAGCATCGGCCACGTCGCGAACGTGGCGGGCCGCACGGAGACCAACGTCCAAGCCAGCCTCGCCCTGGCCGACTCCCTGGCCACCGCCGTCGAACGGCTGGAGCGGGTCAGCAAGAGCTTCCAGCTGCCGCACTGA